Proteins encoded in a region of the Zea mays cultivar B73 chromosome 2, Zm-B73-REFERENCE-NAM-5.0, whole genome shotgun sequence genome:
- the LOC103645906 gene encoding uncharacterized protein — MESKSPSTSCVISPAATPTMSAGESSWAMHIANFLASTPQDGTRVTDGQQPPAVPGGSGSSFSSSSSFDSFSDDASFITSEFMCNDDEDDDESVKDTACSSSAAAQQKATMENFHMKQMAATDAKQFNDRPQLMAKYLEAMSSKQQVTTGADHQAPISSSSAEEKAIHESNELRKRGLCLVPISMLINYLG; from the exons ATGGAGAGCAAATCACCCTCCACCTCATGCGTCATCAGCCCGGCGGCCACTCCCACCATGTCAGCCGGCGAGAGCAGCTGGGCCATGCACATCGCCAACTTCCTGGCCTCCACGCCGCAGGACGGCACCAGAGTGACGGACGGTCAGCAACCCCCTGCAGTTCCtggcggcagcggcagcagcttctcctcttcttcttccttcgaTTCCTTTAGCGACGACGCCTCCTTCATCACGTCCGAGTTCATGTGCAACgacgacgaggatgacgacgagtCCGTGAAGGACACCGCCTGCAGTTCTTCTGCAGCTGCCCAACAG AAGGCTACCATGGAGAACTTCCACATGAAGCAAATGGCAGCCACCGATGCGAAACAGTTCAACGACAGGCCCCAGCTCATG GCCAAATACTTGGAAGCTATGAGTTCAAAGCAGCAGGTGACGACCGGCGCCGACCATCAAGCCCCCATCAGTAGTTCTAGCGCCGAGGAGAAGGCAATCCACGAGAGCAATGAGCTGAGGAAGAGAGGCCTTTGCTTGGTCCCTATCTCTATGCTGATAAACTATCTCGGATGA